In one window of Myxocyprinus asiaticus isolate MX2 ecotype Aquarium Trade chromosome 43, UBuf_Myxa_2, whole genome shotgun sequence DNA:
- the LOC127433466 gene encoding ras-GEF domain-containing family member 1B-B, with protein sequence MNMPQTTPYSGKFSPSTYSSSHSHRQPVEENYGGLHYRDNKLVSGSLEALIQLLVPTVDYYPDRSYVFTFLLSSRLFLHPFELMSHVCYLSVDHHRVGDPQTDKKRIREIAPKIVQLLTEWTETFPYDFRDEHMMRSLKEMTHRLAFGDELSRRAMQRLIQRLLRKLTTLGQYEESLATSRATAALERPVVLKSKQQLVRRDECVLNLCDDPFVFAQQLTHIEMERLLYIGPEEFVRAFAQKRPSDNHKSFFSKRKASNLEAYVEWFNRLSYLVATEICMPVKKKHRARVLEFFIDVAQECFNIGNFNSLMAIITGMNMNPVSRLKKTWNKVNMDKFDILVHQMDPSSNFYNYRTALRGATQRSSTAHTSQEMIVIPFFSLFIKDLYFLNEGCVNRLPNGHINFEKFWELAKQVSEFLSWRQVICPFERDRKTLQYLISAPVFSEDELQLASYESEGPENNLERDTRRSLRSSLSRM encoded by the exons ATGAACATGCCACAGACAACTCCATATTCAGGCAAATTCAGTCCTAGCACTTACAGCAGCAGCCATAGtcaccggcagccagtggaggaAAACTATGGAGGGTTGCACTATCGTGATAACAAGCTTGTGTCAGGATCTCTGGAAGCCCTAATACAGCTCTTGGTCCCTACTGTGGACTATTACCCTGAC AGATCTTATGTTTTCACCTTTCTACTGAGCTCCCGTCTCTTCCTGCATCCGTTTGAATTAATGTCCCATGTCTGTTACCTGAGTGTGGACCATCATAGAGTTGGTGACCCACAGACAGATAAG AAAAGAATACGGGAAATAGCACCGAAAATCGTGCAGCTGCTCACAGAATGGACAGAGACCTTTCCGTATGACTTCAGGGATGAGCATATGATGCGCAGTTTGAAAGAAATGACCCATCGCCTTGCCTTTGGAGATGAG CTCTCACGGAGGGCCATGCAGAGACTCATTCAGCGTCTCTTACGCAAGCTGACCACCCTCGGACAGTACGAAGAGTCGCTGGCGACATCCAGGGCCACCGCTGCCTTAGAGAGACCAGTCGTCTTGAAGTCCAAGCAGCAGTTAGTGCGCAGAGATGAGTGTGTTCTGAATCTGTGCGATGATCCATTCGTCTTTGCCCAGCAACTCACACACATTGAGATG GAGAGACTCCTATATATTGGCCCTGAAGAATTTGTTCGAGCGTTTGCACAGAAGAGACCTTCGGACAACCATAAA AGTTTCTTTAGTAAAAGGAAAGCGAGTAACCTGGAGGCTTATGTTGAATGGTTCAACAGACTGAGTTACCTGGTAGCCACAGAAATTTGCATG CCTGTAAAGAAGAAACACAGAGCAAGAGTGTTGGAGTTCTTTATAGATGTGGCACAGGAATGCTTCAACATTGGCAACTTCAACTCCCTGATGGCTATTATTA CTGGGATGAACATGAACCCTGTTTCCAGACTGAAGAAAACCTGGAACAAAGTCAACATGGACAAGTTTGACATCCTGGTG CACCAAATGGACCCATCTAGCAATTTCTATAACTACCGAACTGCACTGCGTGGAGCCACTCAGAGGTCTAGTACAGCACACACAAGCCAAGAAATG ATTGTTATCCCATTCTTCAGCTTGTTCATCAAAGACCTCTACTTTCTGAATGAAGGATGTGTCAACAGATTACCTAATGGCCACATCAATTTTGAG AAATTTTGGGAGCTGGCCAAGCAAGTGAGTGAGTTTCTGTCCTGGAGGCAGGTGATTTGTCCTTTTGAGAGAGACCGAAAAACACTGCAGTATCTCATCAGTGCACC